Proteins from a single region of Artemia franciscana chromosome 2, ASM3288406v1, whole genome shotgun sequence:
- the LOC136042105 gene encoding uncharacterized protein LOC136042105 produces the protein MKNFEYTMVKLVEANPCLYDRKHYDHFNRFIKLSAWKSICSELKRTHGVEYSISQAIGKFKSLRDRFVRIRRKKVEVEKTANFSVLKPNDEAFFRLMNFLNDNVTHRLANTEHRKQKHTSSCTSSEETIDMTVHCDNSQEMSPQKIFIKEEDGFDMISQSEMDRVESIISEEDEYIGGDQSEDGGEASNVITTTENVEGAETESKDNSGLGNCACYQKIMNCHTLSSEKSFPGLSFIESLSLQMKKVPENKQLDLQIEMLQVVRKYQSEA, from the exons atgaagaattttgaaTATACAATGGTGAAACTGGTGGAGGCAAACCCATGTCTATACGACAGGAAACATTATGATCATTTCAACAGATTCATAAAACTAAGTGCATGGAAATCAATTTGTTCTGAGTTGAAAAGAACGCATGGAGTGGAATACTCAA TTAGTCAAGCAATTGGGAAATTCAAGTCTTTACGAGACCGTTTCGTCCGAATTAGAAGGAAAAAGGTAGAAGTCGAGAAAACGGCTAACTTCTCTGTCCTTAAACCGAATGATGAAGCTTTCTTTAGATTAATGAACTTTCTTAATGACAATGTTACTCATCGTCTTGCTAATACTGAGCATAGAAAGCAGAAACATACTTCTTCCTGCACTTCTAGTGAGGAAACTATAGATATGACTGTCCATTGTGACAATAGCCAAGAAATGAGCCCACAGAAAATCTTTATCAAAGAAGAAGATGGTTTTGATATGATATCACAAAGTGAAATGGACAGAGTCGAGAGTATAATTTCAGAAGAAGATGAATATATAGGTGGTGATCAGTCTGAAGATGGTGGCGAGGCAAGTAACGTGATAACCACTACAGAGAACGTTGAAGGCGCTGAGACAGAATCAAAAGACAACAGTGGCCTAGGAAATTGTGCATGctatcaaaaaattatgaattgcCATACATTAAGCtctgaaaaaagttttcctGGCCTTTCTTTTATTGAATCGCTGAGCTTGCAGATGAAAAAAGTGCCAGAAAATAAACAGCTAGACCTTCAGATCGAAATGCTTCAAGTAGTCAGAAAATACCAATCTGAAGCCTGA